From a region of the Nothobranchius furzeri strain GRZ-AD chromosome 12, NfurGRZ-RIMD1, whole genome shotgun sequence genome:
- the LOC107376411 gene encoding uncharacterized protein isoform X1 — protein MVLHSPPVNSFLLKKMEHPTFIKANNGTLILRASDEAKAVGPQRQGYRAKQPEEVEVEARAHVASEGSDVNNATVVLSRWKVQFGTYQGKTFHWLLQNDVSYAVMVVASHQKEREGTGSQSPLMANKVCQLSKKDGASSRLADGERRPLREEEGQREGATTAAAATTSTPVAASSSSCSRVSVCPSYQGPKAASQFAAFVSGRRSVCGGNAGKTEKDGGP, from the exons ATGGAACATCCAACTTTTATAAAGGCCAACAATGGGACCCTGATCCTCAGGGCCTCAGATGAGGCAAAGGCTGTGGGACCCCAGAGGCAGGGGTACAGGGCCAAGCAGCcagaggaggtggaggtggaggcAAGGGCCCACGTCGCCAGCGAGGGTAGCGATGTCAACAACGCCACCGTCGTGCTAAGCCGGTGGAAGGTCCAGTTTGGGACCTACCAGGGCAAGACTTTCCACTGGCTCCTGCAGAACGACGTGAGCTACGCCGTGATGGTGGTGGCTTCTCACCAGAAGGAGCGAGAGGGGACAGGCTCTCAGTCCCCTCTGATGGCCAACAAG GTTTGTCAACTATCTAAGAAGGACGGCGCCAGCTCCAGGCTCGCAGATGGAGAACGCCGTCCGCTACGTGAGGAAGAGGGACAGAGGGAGGGTGCTACCACTGCTGCTGCCGCCACCACATCTACCCCAGTGGCTGCATCCTCCTCCAGCTGCAGCAGAGTGTCTGTCTGTCCTTCCTACCAGGGGCCGAAGGCTGCATCTCA ATTTGCAGCCTTTGTGTCTGGGCGGCGTTCTGTCTGCGGTGGAAATGCAGGCAAAACTGAAAAAGATGGTGGCCCCTAA
- the LOC107376411 gene encoding uncharacterized protein isoform X2, translating into MEHPTFIKANNGTLILRASDEAKAVGPQRQGYRAKQPEEVEVEARAHVASEGSDVNNATVVLSRWKVQFGTYQGKTFHWLLQNDVSYAVMVVASHQKEREGTGSQSPLMANKVCQLSKKDGASSRLADGERRPLREEEGQREGATTAAAATTSTPVAASSSSCSRVSVCPSYQGPKAASQFAAFVSGRRSVCGGNAGKTEKDGGP; encoded by the exons ATGGAACATCCAACTTTTATAAAGGCCAACAATGGGACCCTGATCCTCAGGGCCTCAGATGAGGCAAAGGCTGTGGGACCCCAGAGGCAGGGGTACAGGGCCAAGCAGCcagaggaggtggaggtggaggcAAGGGCCCACGTCGCCAGCGAGGGTAGCGATGTCAACAACGCCACCGTCGTGCTAAGCCGGTGGAAGGTCCAGTTTGGGACCTACCAGGGCAAGACTTTCCACTGGCTCCTGCAGAACGACGTGAGCTACGCCGTGATGGTGGTGGCTTCTCACCAGAAGGAGCGAGAGGGGACAGGCTCTCAGTCCCCTCTGATGGCCAACAAG GTTTGTCAACTATCTAAGAAGGACGGCGCCAGCTCCAGGCTCGCAGATGGAGAACGCCGTCCGCTACGTGAGGAAGAGGGACAGAGGGAGGGTGCTACCACTGCTGCTGCCGCCACCACATCTACCCCAGTGGCTGCATCCTCCTCCAGCTGCAGCAGAGTGTCTGTCTGTCCTTCCTACCAGGGGCCGAAGGCTGCATCTCA ATTTGCAGCCTTTGTGTCTGGGCGGCGTTCTGTCTGCGGTGGAAATGCAGGCAAAACTGAAAAAGATGGTGGCCCCTAA